Proteins found in one Pelobates fuscus isolate aPelFus1 chromosome 10, aPelFus1.pri, whole genome shotgun sequence genomic segment:
- the LOC134574659 gene encoding olfactory receptor 5AR1-like, whose amino-acid sequence MAYDRYVAICRPLHYSILMSPKHCAQIVLAVWVIGLFDPVAHTILIANFSYCRSHHIDHFFCDVTPLLKLTCTDTFTVELWTYIDGTLMTVSAFILTLISYVFIIANILKIQSTSGRHKAFSTCSSHITCVIIFYGTIISLYMRPTSMYSPEQNKFFSLLYIILIPMLNPLLYTLKNEDFKGVFKRLVKKIF is encoded by the coding sequence ATGGCTTATGATCGCTATGTAGCAATCTGTCGCCCTCTTCATTACTCAATACTTATGAGTCCCAAGCACTGTGCTCAAATAGTACTTGCAGTGTGGGTCATAGGTTTATTCGATCCTGTTGCCCATACAATTTTAATTGCTAACTTTTCATACTGTCGGTCTCACCACATTGATCACTTTTTCTGTGATGTAACCCCATTGCTTAAACTTACCTGTACTGATACATTTACTGTTGAATTATGGACCTACATTGATGGGACTCTCATGACTGTCAGTGCATTTATACTTACATTGATATCTTATGTGTTTATCATTGCCAATATTCTAAAAATACAATCAACAAGTGGTCGACATAAAGCTTTTTCTACCTGTAGCTCTCACATAACTTGCGTTATTATATTTTATGGAACAATTATCAGTTTGTATATGAGACCAACATCTatgtattcaccagaacaaaacaagtttttttctcttttatatatcaTACTTATTCCAATGTTGAATCCTCTTCTTTACACCCTGAAGAATGAGGACtttaaaggtgtttttaaaagattagtaaaaaaaattttttaa